One Rhizoctonia solani chromosome 2, complete sequence DNA segment encodes these proteins:
- a CDS encoding mRNA-capping enzyme, producing MTRGVLWSVLPLGSRQDTWNPEAFYRSLQRAGASRLHLAAHDDGTEHWKDAFMQLMSEHGPRFRTVNLFSNDLKRVRGFVRTLLNHVATGPLSELSIKTRPKLEYHPLYELDDDREGERDLDGYIFPGNPRQHSTVIRVLESLTAFRISGVRVNWNNVSFSSRLVELQIWNITLGYDNTIVTFLQSLSSAPEPRDLHIIRVHTFRDQSAPIKTDALAPIVFPTLKTLFLQGLYFNSFKLISALIAPGQYRVTLQFDYRFARIRKPGREIHPCIYDREYMGDDDRVEAFDVAELSAALGRVQADTLRLEGGFHLRKALLRRVLRGLPGLKTLVLYDWVFDANDHYRSPDDFWRDSPRSSLPDDKIPALENLILVSCEVYLQSISSFLNMVSSHPLRRINFFNTYVGDRNDERYNHLYIADSQRSGKIVKMIEWLRDKIPEVRMVDDHSILHATYYYRREWELW from the coding sequence ATGACTAGAGGAGTGCTATGGTCGGTGCTACCTCTGGGCTCACGCCAAGATACCTGGAATCCGGAGGCCTTTTACCGGAGTCTCCAAAGGGCAGGAGCGAGCCGATTGCACCTGGCGGCACATGACGATGGTACTGAGCATTGGAAGGACGCCTTTATGCAACTTATGTCGGAGCATGGACCTCGGTTCCGGACAGTGAACCTTTTCAGCAACGACCTTAAGCGAGTCAGAGGTTTTGTTCGTACGCTGCTGAACCACGTCGCCACTGGGCCATTGTCCGAGTTATCGATTAAGACTCGGCCCAAACTTGAATATCATCCTCTGTATGAACTTGATGATGATCGGGAGGGCGAAAGAGACTTGGACGGCTATATCTTTCCCGGAAACCCTCGTCAACATTCCACAGTTATTCGCGTTTTGGAGTCCCTCACTGCATTTCGTATTAGTGGTGTTCGAGTTAACTGGAACAACGTGTCATTCTCATCTAGGCTTGTTGAGCTTCAGATATGGAATATCACACTCGGTTACGATAACACTATTGTTACCTTTCTACAGTCCCTCTCTTCCGCCCCTGAGCCACGGGATTTGCACATTATTAGAGTCCATACTTTTCGCGATCAAAGTGCTCCAATCAAAACTGATGCGCTTGCACCCATCGTCTTTCCCACACTGAAGACGCTTTTTCTCCAGGGGTTGTACTTCAATAGTTTCAAGTTAATATCTGCCCTGATTGCCCCTGGTCAATATCGTGTAACCTTACAGTTTGACTACAGGTTTGCGAGGATAAGGAAGCCAGGAAGGGAGATACATCCCTGCATTTATGATCGTGAATACATGGGTGACGATGACCGTGTTGAAGCTTTTGACGTTGCCGAGCTGTCAGCCGCTCTAGGGCGAGTTCAGGCTGACACGTTAAGACTAGAAGGGGGGTTTCATCTGAGGAAAGCCCTACTTCGGAGAGTTCTCCGCGGATTACCGGGTCTCAAAACGCTGGTCTTATATGATTGGGTATTCGACGCGAATGATCACTATCGGAGCCCAGACGACTTTTGGAGAGACTCCCCGCGGAGTTCCTTACCCGACGACAAGATTCCGGCGCTTGAAAACTTGATCTTGGTCTCTTGCGAGGTATATCTTCAAAGCATTAGCTCTTTCCTGAATATGGTATCTAGCCACCCGCTTCGACGGATCAACTTCTTCAACACGTATGTTGGGGATCGGAACGACGAGAGGTACAATCACCTGTATATCGCCGACTCGCAGCGGTCTGGAAAAATTGTGAAGATGATAGAATGGCTGAGAGATAAGATACCAGAGGTTAGAATGGTTGATGACCACAGTATTTTACATGCTACATACTATTACCGGAGAGAATGGGAGCTGTGGTAG
- a CDS encoding mRNA-capping enzyme, whose product MQTCTGIVKLPTDGGSVEDLAPRIESILHTVHATISEGLPKATAILTRLQNKLASSISHSPEEIMVEIFTNFIFDDGGPDLFTIRPMDQRVWLIYDLLHTLRGVCSAWRDIIMDRGSLWSVIPMIRTRSHGEIAPYEFSLQRAGKGMLHLAAFHRCFVFWERDFTKLISEYGPQLRTINIILNNTHLETVRETVCTLLDHDLTGSLSGFSVALEELRFKHRKDSDHHDWDYTVPEFPREFDYLFPCDSPQHTSFALLLKSLVVFRIKNVLLHWEHISFSSRLTELHIQSIKLGYDDAIVPFVQTLSSAPELRVLKVIEVETFRNISKSPKVSALIPVELPKLQTLILYNLYFNTFNIVLRMIAPGKHRLSLGLDSASFETNQPPGVAADDFSNSHISGDEDMDVDGGDNPINISELLNALGTTHVDKLRLEAP is encoded by the coding sequence ATGCAGACATGTACTGGAATAGTTAAATTGCCAACGGACGGCGGAAGCGTAGAAGACCTTGCACCCAGAATCGAGTCCATCCTCCATACAGTACATGCGACCATTTCCGAAGGGCTACCCAAGGCCACAGCCATTCTAACTCGACTCCAAAATAAACTTGCGTCCTCAATATCTCACTCTCCCGAAGAGATTATGGTAGAAATTTTCACGAATTTCATTTTCGATGATGGTGGCCCGGACTTATTCACTATTCGGCCAATGGACCAACGTGTATGGCTCATCTATGACCTTTTACATACTTTACGTGGCGTCTGTTCCGCATGGAGAGATATCATAATGGATAGGGGATCTCTATGGTCGGTGATACCCATGATTCGAACCCGGTCTCACGGAGAAATAGCGCCCTATGAATTTAGCCTGCAAAGAGCGGGAAAGGGCATGCTACATCTGGCGGCATTCCACCGTTGCTTTGTGTTTTGGGAGAGAGATTTCACGAAGCTCATATCCGAATACGGGCCACAACTGCGTACCATTAACATCATCCTGAATAATACTCACTTGGAGACTGTCAGAGAAACCGTCTGCACGCTACTAGATCATGATCTCACTGGATCTCTGTCTGGATTCTCCGTTGCACTCGAAGAGCTGCGATTCAAGCATCGTAAAGATAGTGACCACCACGACTGGGACTATACGGTCCCAGAATTTCCTAGAGAGTTTGATTATCTTTTCCCTTGCGATTCTCCCCAACATACTTCCTTTGCACTGCTTTTGAAGTCACTGGTAGTCTTTCGCATCAAAAACGTTCTCCTTCATTGGGAGCATATTAGCTTTTCCTCTCGGCTTACAGAGCTTCATATACAAAGCATTAAACTCGGATATGACGATGCAATTGTTCCATTCGTACAGACTCTCTCTTCTGCTCCCGAGCTACGCGTTCTAAAGGTTATCGAAGTCGAGACGTTCCGTAATATTAGTAAATCGCCTAAGGTATCTGCCCTCATACCTGTTGAACTTCCAAAGCTCCAGACCTTGATCCTTTATAACTTGTACTTCAACACTTTCAATATTGTACTTCGTATGATTGCCCCCGGCAAACACCGATTGAGCCTGGGCCTCGATAGTGCAAGTTTCGAGACTAACCAGCCCCCAGGAGTTGCGGCTGATGATTTTAGTAACTCTCATATCAGTGGTGATGAAGACATGGATGTCGATGGCGGTGATAACCCAATTAACATTTCCGAGCTGCTGAATGCTCTTGGAACGACCCATGTTGACAAGTTACGATTGGAAGCACCATAA